The genomic segment TCTCCGGTCAGGTGGCAGTGCAGGCAGGTGTCCTGCTCCGCCGGTGGCAGGGTTTCCGCCGGCGGGGGCGCGGCCAGAGCCCGCACGTCCTGGGTGAGCTGGGAGACCGACGGGGCCGCCATGCCGCTGGCCTCAGTCGGATGCGTCCAGGGTAGGGCCGCGCTGAATGCGGCTGCCAGCAGGAACAGGGCGGGAACGACGAAAAAAACGCGGCGAAATCGGGGCATGCCGTCCACCTCGCGTTCCATAGGCATCGCAGTTCCGGCGCCCGTCCGGCGCGGCGATTTCTACTAGTTAGGGTAGGGGATGGCTAAATTGCGGGGCAGTGCAGGGTTTCACCCCTTGCGGAGATGTTCGTCATCGCCCCGAAGGTGATGGTTTGCGCGGCCGCGCACCTCGGTGCGCCACGGAATCCAGGGCTGCGTCCGGCGGCGACGAATCGCGCCGCGAGCCGGGAAAGATGTCACATGGGATCGAGATGGAGAACGGGGATCGGATCGAGGGCATCGGCCATAGGGAACCCGAGAATGCGGGAGTAGAAAGACAATTCGGCCTGATAACACCGCCGGAGGTTGTCCGCGTTGCGAAAACCGTGGCCTTCTCCGGCGAACTTCATCAGGAGGTGAGGGATCCGACGTGCTGAGAGGGCTGCGGCCAGGGCCTCGGCTTGTGATGGCGGCACGACTCTGTCGTCCTCACCCTGGAAAAGGATGACCGGGGTGAGAAAGCGATCCAGATGATGGATCGGTGATCGGGCGCGGTAGAGAGCCTTGGCCTGCGGGTAGGGGCCGATCAGCCAATCGAGATAGTGGGCCTCGAACTTGTGCGTGTCGCGAGCCAAGAGCTCGAGGTCGGCGACGCCATAGTAGGAAGCTGCGGCGCTGAACACGCGAAAGAACGCCAGCGCCGAAAGCGTCGTGAATCCGCCGGCGCTGCCGCCCCGAATGATCAGCCGGTTGCCGTCGGCACGTCCTTGATTCGCCAACGCAACCGCTGCCTGCACACAGTCTTCTACGTCGACCACTCCCCATTGGCCCCGCAACAAGTCGCGAAAGCCGCGGCCGTAGCCGCTGCTGCCTCCGTAGTTGACGTCAACTACCGCCAGGCCCCGGCTGGTCCAGTACTGGATCCAGAGCAGGAGGAAGGAATGGGCAGCGGAGGTCGGGCCGCCGTGGCTGGCGACCAGAAGCGGCGGGGTGTCGTGAATCGGGGCGCGAAATCGGCGGGAGCGGGGAGGATAGTAGAAGGCGTGAGCGAGCCGGCCGCCTGCGCTCTTGAAGGTGAAGTGCTCAGGTCGCGAGACATCCTGAGCGTCGAGCCCCAGGGTGATGGAGCAGTGCACGACCTGGGGCTGGCGGCGCTCCACATCGAAACGCACGATCGACTGCGGCAGGCTCGGAGATCCCCCGATCATCCAAAGGTGGGTTCCATCCCATCGCAGCTGAGGGGGGTAACAGCAGGTGAGTCCAGTCGGCAGCCACTCCACCCGGCGCCCGTTCGGGGAAAGCAGGCACAGCTCGTCCATCCCCTC from the Anaerolineales bacterium genome contains:
- a CDS encoding prolyl oligopeptidase family serine peptidase, whose translation is MPPRAVAPYGTWQSPVSASMVASAGTSRGTLEELRLTRQAAYWVEIRPEEGGRSALIRWTAARGAQSLLLPEYSACSRLHEYGGGSLVVTETAQFFVNFRDQRMYRLDPGRSPYPITPEPDEPASLRYADGEITPDGRHIVAVREQHRGETVVNDLALISTTGEAVPRSLLEGHDFFAFPRLHPNGKLLAWTTWDHPNMPWQGSRLWVAGLESDGRLSQPHRIAGGDEESIFQPSWSPDGRLHFVSDRSGWWNLYALDSDGSACLLLPIEAEVGLPQWGLGFSRYVFLPGGEIACLITREGMDELCLLSPNGRRVEWLPTGLTCCYPPQLRWDGTHLWMIGGSPSLPQSIVRFDVERRQPQVVHCSITLGLDAQDVSRPEHFTFKSAGGRLAHAFYYPPRSRRFRAPIHDTPPLLVASHGGPTSAAHSFLLLWIQYWTSRGLAVVDVNYGGSSGYGRGFRDLLRGQWGVVDVEDCVQAAVALANQGRADGNRLIIRGGSAGGFTTLSALAFFRVFSAAASYYGVADLELLARDTHKFEAHYLDWLIGPYPQAKALYRARSPIHHLDRFLTPVILFQGEDDRVVPPSQAEALAAALSARRIPHLLMKFAGEGHGFRNADNLRRCYQAELSFYSRILGFPMADALDPIPVLHLDPM